In Meriones unguiculatus strain TT.TT164.6M chromosome 13 unlocalized genomic scaffold, Bangor_MerUng_6.1 Chr13_unordered_Scaffold_76, whole genome shotgun sequence, the following are encoded in one genomic region:
- the LOC132651410 gene encoding zinc finger protein ZFP2-like: protein HTGEKPYKCNQCGKTFAKNSHVVRHKRTHTGEKPYECNQCGKAFAQNSHLIIHKRTHTGEKPYECNECGKAFAENSHLISHKRTHTGEKPYECNECGKAFAENSTLLSHKRTHTGEKPYECKQCGKAFAQNSALISHKRTHTGEKPYECNQCGKAFAENNTLLNHKRTHTGEKPYECTQCCKAFAQNSHLISHKRTHTGEKP, encoded by the coding sequence cacacaggagagaagccttacaaatgtaatcagtgtggtaaaacctttgcaaaaaacagtcatgtcgtgcggcataaaagaacacacactggagagaaaccttatgagtgtaaccagtgtggtaaagcctttgcacaaaacagtcatctcataatccataaaagaacacacactggagagaaaccttatgaatgtaatgagtgtggcaaagcctttgcagaaaacagtcatctcataagccataaaagaacacacactggagagaaaccttatgaatgtaatgagtgtggcaaagcctttgcagaaaacagtactctcttaagccacaaaagaacacacactggagagaaaccttatgaatgtaaacagtgtggtaaagcctttgcacaaaacagtgctctcataagccataaaagaacacacactggagagaaaccttatgaatgtaaccagtgtggtaaagcctttgcagaaaacaacACTCTcttaaaccacaaaagaacacacactggagagaaaccttatgaatgtacccagtgttgtaaagcctttgcacaaaacagtcatctcataagccataaaagaacacacactggagagaaacct